The Streptomyces kanamyceticus genome window below encodes:
- a CDS encoding SGNH/GDSL hydrolase family protein, with product MRKPPEGDIPIMIVGDSISHGSSGDWTWRYFFWKHLKNHEVSVDLVGPKATLDNIRTAEVGDDDDTYADPDFDRDHDAQWGRPYLTEKDEIHAKVAEYEPAYLLALLGINDLFWYGVEPAQFAENLREFIQNARSAAPELRILIGTVLETRKALDEPGFAALVEATNEQIRRVAEEQGVHVADTAAEFRAAQHTWDGTHPNPNGELRIAAAFADQLARSYGLGAAYPRPYPVLDNVDARAKRSID from the coding sequence ATGAGGAAGCCGCCCGAGGGGGACATCCCCATCATGATCGTCGGGGACTCCATCAGCCACGGCAGCAGCGGCGACTGGACCTGGCGCTACTTCTTCTGGAAGCACCTGAAGAACCACGAGGTGAGCGTAGACCTCGTCGGCCCCAAGGCCACCCTGGACAACATCCGTACCGCGGAGGTCGGGGACGACGACGACACCTACGCCGACCCCGACTTCGACCGGGACCACGACGCGCAGTGGGGCCGCCCCTACCTCACGGAGAAGGACGAGATCCACGCCAAGGTCGCCGAGTACGAGCCCGCGTACCTCCTCGCGCTGCTCGGCATCAACGACCTCTTCTGGTACGGCGTGGAGCCCGCCCAGTTCGCCGAAAACCTGCGCGAGTTCATCCAGAACGCGCGCTCCGCGGCACCGGAACTCCGCATCCTCATCGGCACCGTCCTGGAGACCCGCAAGGCCCTGGACGAACCCGGCTTCGCCGCGCTGGTCGAGGCGACCAACGAACAGATCCGCAGGGTGGCGGAGGAGCAGGGCGTGCACGTCGCCGACACCGCGGCGGAGTTCCGCGCCGCCCAGCACACCTGGGACGGCACCCACCCCAACCCCAACGGCGAACTGCGCATCGCCGCGGCATTCGCCGACCAGCTCGCCCGGTCCTACGGGCTCGGCGCGGCCTACCCACGCCCCTACCCCGTACTCGACAACGTCGACGCCCGCGCCAAGCGGTCCATCGACTGA
- a CDS encoding aminotransferase class III-fold pyridoxal phosphate-dependent enzyme, giving the protein MRGYPPPLVHQQTHRPSPSGGGLHGLEIYVPVRAVAWLPVGVRHYDPFEHAPERLAPWNARLDGRTDRLITHPGRMSHTPPVSHRPLPARRHRRRPARGRVRPGPALRRPAARRPLDRQLNPEEEPISTHSLIDRHRAALPPWSPLSYRKPLELVSGHGCTVRGGDGRDYLDFYSGVAANLLGYDAAPVREAVERQLRTGILHTSTFYLIRSQVELAERVARVSGIDDAVVFFTCSGTEAVETALLLATEYQRSRHVVALRDSYHGRSFGAVAVSGDKRWQGTGLSPLCVDHVPAAPEHGENDQHHVALCVQELEDLIDAAPGRGIAALIAEPVQGVAGSVPLAEGQLAAYAHVLRDRGALLICDEVLTGWGRTGRFWGHQWDEGVHPDLLVFAKGAAGGLTLGGVVGRREVMSSLPMPSISTFGGNPLSTAAAVATLDFIVEHDLPTRAARAGQGLRGLLTRGLAGLASVRRVQGRGLLLGVAFQDPATGVPCAEVAAAVQEECRNLGLLVGLGGSAGHCVRVMPPLTLTDEEVRRGAALLTAASREVDRCRNST; this is encoded by the coding sequence GTGCGGGGATATCCGCCGCCGCTCGTCCATCAGCAGACCCATCGGCCCTCGCCCTCCGGCGGCGGCCTGCACGGCCTGGAGATCTACGTGCCGGTCAGGGCCGTCGCGTGGCTTCCCGTCGGCGTTCGCCACTACGACCCCTTCGAGCATGCCCCGGAACGTCTCGCCCCCTGGAACGCGCGTCTCGACGGGCGGACGGACCGGTTGATCACCCACCCCGGCCGGATGAGCCACACCCCGCCCGTCAGCCACCGCCCCCTTCCCGCGCGGCGCCACCGACGACGTCCCGCACGTGGGCGGGTTCGCCCTGGGCCCGCCCTGCGGCGCCCCGCCGCCCGTCGCCCCCTTGACCGCCAACTGAACCCCGAGGAGGAACCCATCAGCACGCACAGCCTCATCGACCGGCACCGGGCGGCCCTGCCCCCGTGGTCGCCCCTGTCCTATCGCAAGCCCTTGGAGCTCGTCTCCGGGCACGGGTGCACCGTACGCGGCGGCGACGGGCGCGACTATCTGGACTTCTACTCCGGGGTGGCCGCCAATCTGCTCGGATATGACGCGGCACCGGTACGGGAGGCCGTGGAGCGGCAGTTGCGCACCGGCATCCTGCACACGTCGACCTTCTACCTCATCCGTTCCCAGGTCGAACTCGCGGAGCGCGTCGCCCGCGTCTCCGGGATCGACGACGCCGTGGTGTTCTTCACCTGCTCGGGCACCGAAGCCGTCGAGACCGCCCTCCTCCTGGCGACGGAGTACCAGCGCAGTCGGCACGTCGTCGCCCTCCGGGACAGCTATCACGGCCGCTCGTTCGGGGCGGTGGCAGTGAGCGGCGACAAGCGCTGGCAGGGGACCGGCCTCTCGCCGCTGTGCGTCGACCACGTCCCGGCCGCGCCGGAGCACGGAGAGAATGACCAGCACCATGTCGCGCTGTGCGTGCAGGAGTTGGAGGATCTGATCGATGCCGCACCCGGCCGTGGCATCGCCGCCCTGATCGCCGAGCCCGTCCAGGGCGTGGCCGGGTCCGTACCACTCGCCGAGGGACAACTCGCCGCGTACGCTCACGTGTTGCGCGACCGCGGGGCGCTGCTGATCTGCGACGAGGTACTGACGGGCTGGGGGCGCACCGGCCGCTTCTGGGGCCACCAGTGGGACGAGGGCGTCCACCCGGACCTGTTGGTCTTCGCCAAGGGCGCGGCCGGTGGACTCACTCTGGGCGGGGTCGTCGGGCGGCGCGAGGTGATGTCGAGCCTGCCGATGCCTTCGATCTCGACCTTCGGCGGCAACCCGCTGTCCACGGCGGCGGCTGTGGCGACCCTCGACTTCATCGTGGAACACGACCTGCCCACGCGGGCGGCCCGGGCGGGGCAGGGGCTGCGCGGCCTCCTGACGCGGGGACTCGCCGGACTCGCGAGCGTGCGGCGGGTGCAGGGGCGCGGGCTGCTGCTCGGGGTGGCGTTCCAGGACCCGGCGACCGGCGTGCCCTGCGCCGAGGTGGCCGCCGCCGTCCAGGAGGAGTGCCGCAACCTGGGCCTGCTCGTGGGTCTCGGCGGCAGCGCCGGGCACTGCGTGCGGGTCATGCCGCCGCTGACCTTGACGGACGAGGAGGTACGCCGGGGAGCCGCCCTGCTCACCGCCGCCTCCCGCGAAGTGGACCGATGCCGGAACAGCACATGA
- a CDS encoding acyl carrier protein, with product MTDRTDVAEKAESAPFPLTDVQRSFLLGRQDGQPPGGTGCPMTLEFGHAFFDLGADSLLAMRLSLAVTERVGARVPPRRLQSDATLVGTARAIDGAPAARPADTA from the coding sequence ATGACCGACCGGACGGATGTGGCCGAGAAGGCCGAGTCGGCCCCCTTTCCGCTCACGGACGTTCAGCGCTCGTTCCTGCTCGGGCGACAGGACGGACAGCCGCCCGGCGGGACCGGCTGCCCTATGACCCTCGAGTTCGGCCACGCCTTCTTCGACCTCGGCGCGGACAGCCTGCTGGCCATGCGGCTGTCCCTGGCGGTGACCGAGCGGGTCGGTGCCCGGGTGCCGCCGCGTCGCCTCCAGTCGGACGCCACCCTCGTCGGGACGGCACGCGCGATCGACGGCGCCCCGGCCGCCCGGCCCGCGGACACGGCATGA
- a CDS encoding bestrophin-like domain, which translates to MPYWLRLIIVMAATGTVIYVITGLVQRRVRADDDPSQTPDVIEYMTMMIGVVYAIVLGLAIAGAWEARNEAQTVVQNESQALHEVAERAQVFPAADRERIRRSIDAYAAYVADKEWPEMAAKGQLTDRGDQLFGKVRTAVLRSEPRDELQGQAYTPMADQIALADEARTNRGESAQPTMPPVVWFGLIVGAVVSIGMVFALQIRRTARELTVAMLYCALFAFLLFLIWDMDAPFGRGMAITPDPFLALRGR; encoded by the coding sequence ATGCCCTATTGGCTCAGGCTGATCATCGTCATGGCCGCGACCGGCACGGTCATCTACGTCATCACCGGGCTCGTCCAGCGCCGGGTGAGAGCGGATGACGACCCCTCACAGACGCCCGATGTCATTGAGTACATGACGATGATGATCGGGGTGGTGTACGCCATCGTCCTCGGCCTCGCCATCGCGGGCGCCTGGGAGGCGCGCAACGAGGCCCAGACCGTCGTCCAGAACGAGAGCCAGGCGCTGCACGAAGTCGCCGAACGGGCGCAGGTGTTCCCGGCCGCCGACCGCGAGCGGATCCGGCGGAGCATCGATGCGTACGCCGCGTACGTCGCGGACAAGGAATGGCCCGAGATGGCCGCCAAGGGGCAGCTCACCGACCGGGGGGACCAGCTCTTCGGCAAGGTGCGCACCGCGGTCCTGCGGAGCGAGCCGCGCGACGAACTGCAAGGCCAGGCGTACACCCCAATGGCCGATCAGATCGCCCTCGCCGACGAGGCCCGCACCAACCGGGGCGAATCAGCCCAGCCCACGATGCCGCCGGTGGTCTGGTTCGGGCTGATCGTCGGTGCCGTGGTCTCGATCGGCATGGTTTTCGCGTTGCAGATCCGGCGCACGGCACGCGAACTGACAGTGGCGATGCTCTATTGCGCGCTCTTCGCCTTCCTGCTCTTCCTCATCTGGGACATGGACGCGCCGTTCGGCCGCGGCATGGCCATCACCCCCGACCCGTTCCTGGCCCTGCGCGGCAGGTGA
- a CDS encoding cold shock domain-containing protein: MERCKGLVQYFNREGGYGFIVPFGQQDTVFVKREDFDGDLKVISEGQQVSFELALGSGRFEARHVQP; encoded by the coding sequence ATGGAGCGGTGCAAAGGACTCGTCCAGTACTTCAACCGGGAGGGCGGCTACGGATTCATCGTTCCGTTCGGTCAGCAGGACACCGTCTTCGTGAAACGCGAGGACTTCGACGGCGACCTCAAGGTCATTTCCGAGGGCCAGCAGGTCTCCTTCGAGCTGGCCCTGGGAAGCGGCCGGTTCGAGGCCCGGCACGTGCAGCCATGA
- a CDS encoding acyltransferase codes for MDPVEWLRRMVCGAVQRLWAAAGEWGRVTASRPARFRFAHLGEGACLAFPPGAIFGERCITIDDDTLVGVGVSISAGFVPGQELGPDPIVEIGRRCSIGRGAHIVGHRSVRIGDDVFIAPYSYITDQNHTFDDPSTPIGVQRPVNNPVTIGDGCWLGAGAIVLPGTRLGRNVVVAGGAVVRGTFPDHCVVAGVPARIVRRYRPGHGWQPMPTEREETP; via the coding sequence GTGGACCCCGTGGAATGGCTGCGCCGGATGGTCTGCGGCGCCGTTCAGCGTCTGTGGGCGGCGGCCGGGGAATGGGGCCGTGTCACGGCGTCCCGTCCGGCACGATTCCGCTTCGCGCATCTGGGCGAAGGGGCCTGTCTCGCCTTTCCGCCGGGGGCGATCTTCGGCGAGCGGTGCATCACGATCGACGACGACACCCTGGTGGGTGTCGGCGTCAGCATCTCGGCCGGGTTCGTGCCCGGCCAGGAACTGGGGCCCGATCCGATCGTCGAGATCGGCCGGCGGTGTTCCATCGGCCGCGGCGCCCACATCGTGGGCCACCGCTCGGTGCGGATCGGCGACGACGTCTTCATCGCCCCGTACTCGTACATCACCGACCAGAACCACACCTTCGACGACCCAAGCACGCCCATCGGCGTCCAGCGGCCCGTCAACAACCCCGTGACCATCGGCGACGGCTGCTGGCTCGGTGCGGGCGCGATCGTCCTGCCCGGCACCCGGCTCGGCCGCAACGTCGTGGTGGCGGGCGGCGCGGTCGTCCGCGGCACCTTCCCCGACCACTGCGTGGTCGCCGGTGTCCCGGCCCGCATCGTCCGTAGGTACCGCCCCGGGCACGGCTGGCAGCCGATGCCCACCGAACGCGAGGAGACACCATGA